A portion of the Micromonospora vinacea genome contains these proteins:
- a CDS encoding ABC transporter ATP-binding protein, with protein MPAVLEIEGLRKTYKSRRRGTRNALDGFDMRVDAGQVHGFLGPNGSGKTTTLRTLLGLIRPDGGRMALLGHEVPDALPTVAGEVGAIVESPQFFPHFTARDTLSLLAGAGEVPQIRVDEVLELVGLRDRSGERVKTYSLGMKQRLAVASALLKNPKLLILDEPANGLDPGGIREMRTLMRTLAESGMTVVLSSHILGEIQLICDSVTIISLGRRVAFGPVDEVLAQHSSGAVRIRLEAVSDLPVATEALTAAGIRVTGHPDHLMLAGVDKPASVTRLLAEKNLYVSELAPIAVDLESVFLELTATAPVPGQHRQVDESMKVGGTGQPGPAGGGWGA; from the coding sequence TTGCCGGCTGTCCTGGAGATCGAAGGTCTACGTAAGACGTACAAGAGTCGTCGACGCGGCACCCGCAACGCGCTCGACGGCTTCGACATGCGGGTCGACGCGGGGCAGGTGCACGGCTTCCTCGGCCCGAACGGGTCCGGCAAGACGACCACGCTGCGTACCCTGCTCGGCCTGATCCGACCCGACGGTGGCCGGATGGCGCTGCTCGGGCACGAGGTTCCCGACGCGCTGCCCACTGTCGCCGGCGAGGTCGGCGCGATCGTGGAGAGCCCACAGTTCTTCCCGCACTTCACCGCCCGGGACACGCTGTCCCTGCTCGCGGGGGCGGGCGAGGTGCCACAGATCCGGGTCGACGAGGTGTTGGAACTCGTCGGGCTGCGCGACCGGTCGGGCGAGCGGGTCAAGACGTACTCGTTGGGCATGAAGCAGCGGCTCGCCGTGGCCTCGGCCCTGCTGAAGAACCCGAAGCTGCTCATCCTCGACGAGCCGGCCAACGGCCTCGACCCGGGCGGCATCCGGGAGATGCGCACGCTGATGCGCACCCTCGCCGAGTCCGGAATGACAGTGGTGCTGTCCAGCCACATCCTCGGTGAGATCCAGCTGATCTGCGATTCGGTCACCATCATCTCGCTGGGCCGGCGGGTCGCGTTCGGCCCGGTCGACGAGGTGCTCGCGCAGCACTCGTCCGGTGCGGTCCGGATCCGACTGGAGGCGGTCAGCGACCTGCCGGTGGCCACCGAGGCGCTCACCGCGGCGGGGATCCGGGTCACCGGTCACCCGGACCACCTGATGCTGGCCGGCGTCGACAAGCCGGCGTCGGTGACCCGACTGCTTGCTGAGAAGAACCTCTACGTCAGTGAGTTGGCGCCGATCGCCGTCGACCTGGAGAGCGTCTTCCTCGAACTGACCGCCACCGCGCCGGTACCCGGACAGCACCGGCAGGTCGACGAGTCCATGAAGGTCGGTGGGACGGGTCAGCCCGGTCCCGCCGGGGGAGGGTGGGGCGCGTGA